The segment ATTGAATAGTTGATAGTGCCTATAAGGCAGGCCACCCTGGAAAGGGTGATTTTTGTGTTGAAAATGGATCCTGTTATAATtggcatctttttcttttaggtgATGAAATTTATTGAGAAGGCCCAGAACATGTCTAAGTAAGTGATTTCAGTTTAACACCAATTTATTACTCTGTAGTTGACGTGTTTCGAGATTTTAGGATACCATCAAACTCTGAAAGGGTGTAGATTGAGATGAAACCattagaagtgaaaagaaaaaagtgggcaaaaaaaaaaaaaaccacaacaaccCATTAAGATGATATATGGTGAAGATCTAAATTTAATAGTATCCTGCCCCCAATCACTGTCATATATGCCCATGGCTTCCTAGGAGGTATTTTTGAGACTTTGTCCAAATTCAGTTGTCTACCTGCCTTCTCTTGGGAAAACCACATTTGTTGGCATTAAGATCTCTGAAACATCTTACTAAcccttgtttaaaaataaatcttaaaaagaattatagagaATTAAAACCACGTATAATACTTAAAAGATGAAACTATTTCACCCTGATTCCCAGTAGAAGTAACAatcatcattattactattatattgtgttatattattttataatgtataacatacagtattattataaaatattatatgtattattgcCATTATTACTATCAGTGACTCATTCCACATGTTTCCATGCATATATACATAGAAGGATGGATAGATAAGGTGtttcacaaaaatgtttttataaaaaactaCTAgaggtagttaaaaaaaaaataacagcttttttgagatataaattCATGTACCAAAGGTCCACcctaatttttaagtatacagtatagtggtttttagtatattcgtAAAGTTATGCACTGATCACCACTatctatctaattccagaactttCTCTTCATCCTCAAAAGAAACCATACTCATTAGCAGTTCCTGTTATTCTCCCTTCCTACCCGAGCTCCgggtggctgcaccattttacattctcaccagcatcgTGTGAGGGGTCCTGGTCCACACCctcgccaatacttgttgttGTCCTTGTTTTTGGTTATAGCCATGTCAGtgagtgtgaagtggtgtctcattgtggtatcagatttgatttatatttcctcggtgattaaaaatgttaaacatcattttatgtactttttggCCATTGGTatatatttggagaaatgtctatccaaaattttttactcatttttaaaaacagctttatttagatataattcatataccatttAAAGTGTCTGTTggcttttggtatattcacagaattgtacaACCATAGCTACAGTcacttttagaatatttccatcacctcaaGAAGAAACCCTGTATTTAGCTATTACTCCCCTATCTCTctattcctccttcccctcctccaccttcacccccacctccaccccaagaGACCAGATGGTTTCCCAAGAGATTTGCCTTCTCGTTTTGTTTATCTCTCATCTTTAATGCAGTGTGTTTCTAAAACTATCACAGTTTCTCTGTGATCATTTGCAGCAGTTTGTGGACTGCTGCTCCTGCCTGGTAGCGTGAATATTGGACATTGAACAAAGCCCAGGGGAACGTGGTACATGTTTTAAGGGCAGTGGGAGGAAATTAGACTTGACAGTGTGAAGAGGTTCCAATCTTGGATAACCAGATGTTCAGTGTTTTGTGTGCTGGAATATCTTTTAGCATTACACAAGTGTAATACTTCTTTAATGGTTGTTCTTGACACAGATATGTCTTGATTGACACACCTGGACAGATTGAGGTGTTCACGTGGTCAGCTTCTGGGACAATCATCACTGAGGCCCTGGTGAGTACTGTAGGTCTGGTTACTGAGAGTAACTAGAGAGTTAGACtggttaagcatctttttattgCATGGGACCTTATATGGGAGGGAGTTGTGGAAGCTCTGTACACCCTGCCTAAGGCGGTTCTCCCTTGCTAAGGAAGGTGGGAAAAGAGTTTGGGGATAGGTCATGAGCCCTTTGACTAAGGCTGTGATTATTTTGTGGCTTTAGGCGTCCTCATTTCCAACAGTTGTCATTTATGTAATGGATACATCAAGAAGTACCAACCCAGTGACCTTCATGTCCAATATGCTCTATGCCTGCAGGTAATTGATTGCTGGTGGGCATGCTATTACATCAAGGGAGGAggcctcttcttttctcttttgtatttgaGTCCTGAGTACTTACCAACCTGGATTTGTGCTCATTCAGATGTGCCCCTCAGTTTAGTAGTTGTAAGCTGGGGAGAGGttagaagagaaaagagacacaTGTGCTGGCATTCTCTGTGAGCAGCTTCTCATCTTCCTCCCTTGCTTGTTTATAGAAACAGGTCGTGTATGAATATGAACCTTTTGGTAGTTGCTCCCAGTTGAATGAAACAAGTCTAAATAGAATAGAGCCCTCTGGTCTAAATGCTCCTTTTCTGTGTTATGACATGTAGAGTTAAATTATAATGTGAGAGCTTATGAATAAAGAGATTTTTCTATAATTCCACAAAGCACAAGTTTGCCCCAGCTTGGTGTCATTGGGGACAGAAGGACATGCCTCACTAGGGTATGTGAGTGCAGTAGACATAGGAACAAGGCGAACTATTATTAAATGTGAGAGAATTTACTTGGGGTGTACACAAAAGCCATCGCCAGCATTTGTGCCTTCTCATATGACTAGGGGTATCCCTTCTTGTTAGATTCAGGAAATCCTAGTCCAAATAGAAATCTGATGATTGATAATgttttttgtttccatatttattgtttaaaagaCAGTTATTTGGTAAAAACAACCCTACAAAAAAAGCATACACAAAAAACAAGATCAGTATCAAAGCATTATTActccaagaaagagagagaatgtgtgtgttgtTTGCTTGAGGGTTGGTGGTGGTTTTTCCTCTTgggagaggaaactgagggctGTGTGAGAATGGATACGTATATGTGGAGTCTGAACCCATTCCACTTCTCTTTACTCAGTTCCCACGGACTGACACTGGGCAAGCAGGAGCTTAAGTGTTTTTACTAATAGTGTCTTGATATTTGATTTTCAGCATCTTGTACAAAACCAAGCTGCCTTTCATTGTGGTTATGAATAAAGTAAGTGGATCCttccttcagtatttctttttcatcagaACCTTGTGTTATTGGAAGGTTTGGGTAGGTGAGGATTTTCACATGTTGGAGAACAGATTCAAACTTATCTGAAACAAAGTCATGAGCACTTGTAGCAGAAAGATTGAATCAGATTGAATGAATATTTATCAGTGGCTCtcatcaaagtatttttaaactagATAGAGTAGCCCCTCAACCGTAGTGTATAGGTTATCCCTCAGAATTGCATTGTATATGGGGGAGGGGCTGCTAGTTTATTGGCAGTcacaattaaaacagaaaacttcACTGTTGTTGGGTTGACAGCTAGGATTCAAGAGACTACATGACTTCAGAGCCTGGAATATGCTGGCATCTACTGTCGCCATGGTCACTTGGCAGTGGATAGTGAAGGGTCTGCTTCAACCAAGAGAACACAtatcttcatttcattatttatagTAGTCTTGGCCCTTTATGGTTTGTTGTAGTGGAGGAGGAAATggtgaaagcagagaaaaaatacatgaataattgCTTTGTTGTCGccacttaattaaaattttttcaaagtttgATATCTAAGCACATCTCTGGTTGCTAATCGTTGACTTCTCTCTGGTACAGACTGACATCATTGATCACAGCTTTGCAGTGGAATGGATGCAAGATTTTGAGGCTTTCCAAGATGCCTTGAATCAAGAGACTACATACGTCAGTAACCTGACTCGTTCAATGAGCCTGGTGTTAGATGAATTTTACAGCTCACTTAGGGTAAACTTTCTCCTCTCCTTATGCTGACAGTCCCTTCAGACAATCTCTTAATCCATAGGGCTGGTTTTGAACCTATCTTAGAAAAGAAGTTCGTTACCTTCATAAAAAAAGCATTTAAGCATTACTTATAAAAATGGgagttttatggttgtttttttttttcattcttttgcgtgttgTTGTCCAGTTTGAAAACTGGAggtttaaaagataaataaggtaggggcgcctggctggctcagtcactagaaCATATGGctggctcttaatctcagggtcgtgagtttgagccccactttgggcactgagattacttaaaaaagataaataaggtaAAGACCCAACCTTCAGAGTTTATGGTTTAGTTTGAAGAGAGGGCTACATACAGAATTGAAACATGATATATTGTGCTAAGGACCTTACGAAGATTGGAGGTTGAGGCTCATGCTGGTAAAGGGCAGATCACTCTTGAAATGAAGGATTTTGGAGGATATAGCATTAGAGGTATGCTTTGAAGGAAGGGTacgatttattttttatttttttaaagattttattttttgtgtgtgtgtgtatgcgcgtgCGAGAGAAAAAGCACACACATGAgccggggagaggggcagagagagaagcagactccccgctgagcagggagcccaatgcaggaccctatcccaggaccctgggatcacgacctgagctgaaggcagacgcttaaccgactgagccacccaggcacccaggaagagTACGATTTATATAAGCAAAAGTGTGTTGGGGTGGCAGGGAGGATGGTAATTGCCCAAGCAAAGGCATTGCGATactaatttttatagaaaacagTGGTTGGATTTGACAGGGAATAGATGACAAGTCTTGCTACgtgtttctcctcttttttttctagtcCTCTCTTTTCCATAGACATCTTTCCATGGCTTTTGAGTATGTGTGCTGTTTTGTTTTAGCTTCACTCTTTGTCAGAGACTTCTTGAAGTATCTAAACAACTTTTATGAAGATTTTATGATATTTGAACAAAGTAATatacaccatttaaaaatatacagtttcCTCAGTGGTACTGATGCTTTTGACAGGTGGTGGGTGTGTCTGCTGTTCTGGGTACAGGCTTAGATGAACTCTTCATGCAAGTCACCAGTGCTGCGGAAGAATATGAAAGGTGAGGATAAAGAAAAATCCTGTTGATGACATTTTTAGTAACATACAATCTGATATGGTAGCAGTTTTGTCAGCAAAGCATTTTGGTTTTCATAGTACAGGTATTATGTTTGCCATGTGTATGTGTACTGGATCTGTATGTGCACACTTAGGAATAACAAGTCCCcattaaccttttttaaaaataggagtaTAAAACCTTCGCTGTATTGAATGATTAAGAGCAGGAGTCTTCAGACTTTTTGTAaaaagccagatagtaaatattttaggtttttgtgGGCCATACGATCTTTGTTGCAACTGCTTAACTGTCATTGTAGGGCAAAAGCATCCataaataatttgcaaatgaatgggcatggctgtgttccaataaaactttatatacaaaaatagacatgATTTGGCTTGTTTGCCACATTGGCTGACCCTGGATTAAGAACatagactttggagtcagacagacatgggttggatttctgttttctccactgAATAAATGAGTGGCCTTAGCAAGTTTTCATCATTTGTAGATCAGGGATAATAGCATTTATTGTTAAGGTTGTTGTGAGcattatttgagaaaatatatcCAAGCACCTAGCACAATTGCTGACACATAGCAAGCACACTTCATGATAAATGGTGGTTATTACTGTTATCATGGTTAATACGGAATTCTGTTTACTTACAGGAAAGTGTAATCAGAGCACTTTCCTTGGGCTGGTGGCATGATAATTGGCCACTTACTAGCATGTTCCTTTGGCTTCATACTTAGCAAGATTCTAACAACCACATGGTGGTTTTTAgacacattattttcattttgattcatcAGACAAGGGGTCTTTCTGTGTGTTACCAAAGTCTTAGGATAGACCTTTCTGTATCCTTTTGTAACTTCCCAGATAAGCCACATAATTACATATTGGGCTTCCTGAGCCCAACAggcctcccttttttttaaaatttatttgacagagagagagcgcgcgcacaaacacacaagcagagggaggggcagagggagagggaggaagcaagctccccgctgagcagggagcccgatgtggggctcgatcccctgagaccctgagatcatgacctgaggcgaaggcagacgcttaactgactgagccacccaggcaccccaggctccCTTCTTTTATTCATCTTAGTTTTATCCAAACAAATGATGAGCTCATGAGTCATGGATTCTAGAGTTAATCTTTCCAGGCCAGCAGTCTTTTGTCTCTTTGGGGTTTCAGGGTGGGGGCAAGCACCTTGACTTTTAATTCCATAGGGGTATAATCTCCGTGACTGACTTGTTACATATAATGTTCAGTGAAGTAAGGTCTTCTGTTACTGTCAGGGACCTAGGAAAATAGAAGTgatgtgggggtgggcaggacagATTATTAAATAAAGGAATTTAGAAAGTGTTTTCTCTTTCCAGGGAGTATCGTCCTGAATATGAACGTCTGAAGAAGTCAGTGGTAAGAGAGGAGGCTATTTGTGTATTTTGGACCactaaaatataactttaaacCATGCACTAATCCTCGTGCCATAAATCCTTTGTTTTGGCTATCAGTGTATGTTTTAgatgtttgttatttaaattagtaaatttgTATGTGTGCTGTCTAGATGCAGAAGGGccccttaattatttttcttctctttatttgaagttttttaaatctgatttttccaGTTACATTTGCTAAGCacttcttgggccccaccccccTCCTACTCCTGAGGCTCATTTAAGGACTGGTtatagaattttaagaaaaaagaggtgGTTCACAGTGCTTATTCCAAATAATCACTTGGCCTGCCCTCTTCAGCTGCATTGGGCCCCTTACCACTGCTATGTCTGCTTGAGGGTTCTTTTGATGTGTTCTTGTATCCAGTTTCTGAAACCTCTAATTCTGTCTGCAGAGCCCTCTAGTCTGAACTTGTGCTCCTCTGGGCCCACACTGCTTGGTGTTTCTGTATCTGCCTCAGTGTTTCTTACCTGCCTCGGTGTCTAAATAGCCTCTGGTATTTGTATATTTAGTCATCTCTTGTTAGAAGTCTGGCATCTAACttggggctcttttttttttttaagattttattttatttatatttattttggagagagggtGGGTgcgttggtggggggggggggggggggtggagggagagaatcttaggcaggctccacactcagtgaccctgagatcatgacctgagccaaaatcaagagttggacgcttaactgccagagccacccaggtgcccctaggactCCTTCTTTaatatgaagatatttttctctgtatatacAGGCCAGTGCACAGAGCCAGCAGCAGAAGGAACAACTGGAACGCCTTCGGAAAGATCTGGGCTCTGTAGCCTTGGACACAGGGACTGCCACAGGTATTGGAGAGTCTCTTGGTGTTAGGAACTAAAAGGAGGATATGCCTacttccactgagcaggaagaTACTTATATTTAAGAGCGAGAAAAGGATAAAGATAAAGTGGTGTTTGAGATTgatgtatctatttattttttatatcacaTTTACTTTGTGTGTGATTTGGAAAGGTAAACTCCTGAAACTTGTATATAACTATACCactttgatttcttcctcttcaggTAGTTTTTGCTTTACTTTGGCAAGATACTTGGtatcttctctattttcttaaatatttttttaaaaaaatttagttaacatacagtgtattgttaggttcagggtagagtttagtgattcattagttgcatacaacacccagtgctcattacatcaagtgccttccttcacgcccatcacccaattaccccgtccccccacctacaattttcttaaatactttttaCTCTCCAACCCctgcgttgttttttttttcttttcctgtttattttgacCTGCTTTCAGATTAACAGAAAAATTGTGTGGCTAGTATAAGAATTACTATATACCATTCAACCAGATTcgcaaaatgttaacattctaCCACacttacttcattctttttctttttctcattatgtaTGACTTATATATAagcatgtaaatatatttataaataaaatatatattccttttttcaaaatcatttaagAATAAGTTatagacttacttttttttttttttttttaaagattttatttatttgagagagagaatgagagagagagagcaggagaggggggagggtcagagggagaagcagactccccgccgagcagggagcccgatgcgggactcgaccccgggactccaggatcatgacctgagccgaaggcagtcgctcaaccaactgagccacccaggcgccctataga is part of the Neomonachus schauinslandi chromosome 10, ASM220157v2, whole genome shotgun sequence genome and harbors:
- the GPN1 gene encoding GPN-loop GTPase 1 isoform X1, producing the protein MAAPAEAAALQASGGPRPSVCLLVLGMAGSGKTTFVQRLTGHLHSQGSPPYVINLDPAVHEVPFPANIDIRDTVKYKEVMKQYGLGPNGGIVTSLNLFATRFDQVMKFIEKAQNMSKYVLIDTPGQIEVFTWSASGTIITEALASSFPTVVIYVMDTSRSTNPVTFMSNMLYACSILYKTKLPFIVVMNKTDIIDHSFAVEWMQDFEAFQDALNQETTYVSNLTRSMSLVLDEFYSSLRVVGVSAVLGTGLDELFMQVTSAAEEYEREYRPEYERLKKSVASAQSQQQKEQLERLRKDLGSVALDTGTATDSLSPALDPSDLILTRGTLDEEDEEADSDTDDIDHRVTEESREEPAFQNFMQESMAQYWKRNNK
- the GPN1 gene encoding GPN-loop GTPase 1 isoform X3 — translated: MKYPFLLILVMKFIEKAQNMSKYVLIDTPGQIEVFTWSASGTIITEALASSFPTVVIYVMDTSRSTNPVTFMSNMLYACSILYKTKLPFIVVMNKTDIIDHSFAVEWMQDFEAFQDALNQETTYVSNLTRSMSLVLDEFYSSLRVVGVSAVLGTGLDELFMQVTSAAEEYEREYRPEYERLKKSVASAQSQQQKEQLERLRKDLGSVALDTGTATDSLSPALDPSDLILTRGTLDEEDEEADSDTDDIDHRVTEESREEPAFQNFMQESMAQYWKRNNK
- the GPN1 gene encoding GPN-loop GTPase 1 isoform X2 codes for the protein MAAPAEAAALQASGGPRPSVCLLVLGMAGSGKTTFVQRLTGHLHSQGSPPYVINLDPAVHEVPFPANIDIRDTVKYKEVMKQYGLGPNGGIVTSLNLFATRFDQIEVFTWSASGTIITEALASSFPTVVIYVMDTSRSTNPVTFMSNMLYACSILYKTKLPFIVVMNKTDIIDHSFAVEWMQDFEAFQDALNQETTYVSNLTRSMSLVLDEFYSSLRVVGVSAVLGTGLDELFMQVTSAAEEYEREYRPEYERLKKSVASAQSQQQKEQLERLRKDLGSVALDTGTATDSLSPALDPSDLILTRGTLDEEDEEADSDTDDIDHRVTEESREEPAFQNFMQESMAQYWKRNNK